The nucleotide window CGGCTTGGCGATGACGCTCAGGGGCAGGCGGCGCGGCGCCGCCGATGCCGGGGACCGGCTCATCGGGCGGCGGGGGTCGGCGGGTGGGGGCGGTCGAGCACGGGTGCCACCGGCCGGCCCGCCACGAGGGCGCCGTCGACGACGAAGCCCTCCTCGCGCCCCTCCAGCTCGGCCATGAGCGCCCGGCGGCCGCGATCCAGCGCCTCGGCGTAGCGCTCCTGGCCGGCGCAGTCGATGAGCTCATCGGGGTCCTCGCCCAGGTCGAAGAGCTGCTCGCGGCCGGTACCCGACCACCACACGTACTTCAGCTCGCGCCGATCGCCCGCGTCGCCGTCGCCGTCGCTGAAGCGGATCCACTGCAGGGACTGGCCCAGGACCAGGTGCTCGCCGTGGAGGTAGTCCCGCCACGGCTGGTGCGGCTCGCCCTCGTCCCGCCCCTCGCGCAGCCGGGAGGCCAGGGAGCGGCCCTCGACGCCCTCGGGGATGGGCAGGCCCACCAGCTCCAGGAGCGTGGGCATGAGGTCGCGCAGCTCGACGATCTCGTGGCGCTCGATGCCCTGGGCGATGCCCGGGCCGGAGATGACGAAGGGAACCCGCGAGGAGCCCTCGTAGGGGTAGCCCTTGCGCCACAGGTCGTGGTCGCCCATCATGTCGCCGTGATCGGAGACGAACACGATGTAGGTGTTCTCCAGGACGTGGAACTCCCCCAGTGCTTGGAGGATGCGTGAGACCTGGCCATCGATGTGGGTCATGTGCCCGTAGTAGCCGGCCCGGGCACGCTGGGTGTCCCGCTCCCGGTAGCGCGCCACGTGGCTGGTGGGGTCGTGGTCGCGCCGCAGCCCGCCCAGGGCCTCCTCCTCCCACTGGCCCAGCCGGGGCCCGGCCAGGCCGCCGTGGTCGTAGCGCTCGAAGGCCCACCGGGGCGGGTCGTAGGGCGCATGGGGCCGGTGGAAGGACAGGTAGAGGAGGAAGGGTGCGGTCGGGTCACGGCGGTAGAGCCAGCGGATCGCCTGGGTGGCCACCCACGTCGTGGGGTGCAGGCGCTCGGGCTTGTCCCACGGGCGGGCGACGACGGAGTTGCACTCCAGCCCGGAGTCGATGTAGTCCTCCGCCGCCGTGGCCCCGGCCTGCTCGCGCAGCCAGGTGAGGTAGTCGTCGTGCAGCGCCGGGTCGCGCTGCCGGTCGCGCGAGTAGTGCAGGTACCCGTCGTGGAGGATGACGTCGTCGAAGCCGATGCGCACCCGCTCGGGCCAGTAGTGCATCTTGCCGATGGCCTGGGTGTGGTAGCCCGCCTCCCGGAAGGCGCGGGGCAGGGTGCTGGCCACGTCGAAGTCGACGCCGTCGCTGTAGCCCACCCGCCGGTGGGAGCCCGGGCTCAGCCCGGTCATGAGACTCATGCGCGCGGGCACGCAGGTCGGTGCGGCCGAGTAGGCCTGGCCCATAACGGCGCCCTGGCCCGCGACCTGGTCCAGGTAGGGCGTCTCGACATCCGGGTGCCCCAGGATGGACAGGCAGTCCCCTCGCCACTGGTCCGCGCAGATGAGCACGACATTGGGGCGCGGGTCGGACGGCACCCGGGCCTCCCCGGGGCCGCGGGTCTCAGAGCTGCGCATGGCACCTGCCTTACTTGATCCCGGTCATCGCGATGCCCTGGACGATATGCCTCTGAGTGAGCACGAACAACAGGCACACCGGGATGAACAGCATGAGGGATCCCATGGCGGTGAGGTTCCACAGGGTGAAGCTCTCCCGGTTGAACAGGGACAGGCCGATGGGGATGGTGCGCATGGCATCGGACTTGGTCACGATGAGGGGCCAGAGGAACTCGTTCATCTGGAACACGAAGGTGAACAGTCCCAGGACCACCAGGGCGGGCTTGGTCTGCGGCAGGACGATCGAGCGGTAGATGCGCAGCTCGCTCGCGCCGTCGACCCTCCCGGCCTCGATGAGCTCATTGGGCACCCCGGTGATGAACTGGCGCATGAGGAAGATCGAGAAGGCGCTCATGAGGAAGGGGGTCACCAGACCCTGATAGGTGTCCAGCCATCCGATCTGGCTGAACCAGACGTACAGCGGGATCATGCGCACGAAGAAGGGGATCATCATCGTGGACAGGATGAGGATGAACATGAGGTTCTTCCCGGGGAAGTCGAACTTCGCGAAGGCGTAGGCCACCACCGGCGCGAGGAGCAGGTGGGAGCAGGTGATGAGCCCCGCCACCAGCACAGAGTTGAGGAAGAACCGCCCGAAGGGCGCCGCCTGGAACAGGCGGGCGATGTTGCCCCACTGGATCTCCTCGGGCCACAGCACGGCGCGCCCGCCCGCGACCTCGGCGTCGGACTGGAAGGCCAGGGAGACCATGTAGACCAGCGGGGCCACGGCGACCAGGGCTGCCAGGACGATGATGATGAGCGAGACGGCGCGCGCCCCGGGGAACAGGGCCTCCTGCTTGAGCCCGCGGTGGGCCGCGGCCTTTGTGGATGAGGACATCACAGTGCCTCCTTCTTCCTGCCGACCAGGAGTTGGATCATGGAGAAGATAAGGATGACGACGAGCAGGAGGAAGGACATCGCCGAGGCGTAGCCCAGGTTCCCGCTGGTGAAGGTCTCCTGATAGACCTGGTAGACGTACAGGGACGTGGCGTTCCCCGGCCCGCCGTTGGTCACGATGTAGGGCAGGCCGAACTGCTGCAGGGAGCTGGTCATGCCGATGAGCATGACGAACAGGGTGGTGGGTGCCAGCAGCGGCAGGGTGATGGACCAGAAGCGCCGCCACACCGAGGCGCCGTCGAGCCGCGCCGCCTCGTAGAGCTGCTGGTCGATGCCCTGGAGCCCGGCCAGGAAGAGCAGCATGACGTACCCCGACTCCTGCCACACCGTGATGCCCACGAGGGTGGCCAGGGGGTGGGTCGCCAGCCACTGCTGCTCGGGCAGGCCGACGGCCGACAGGACGGCGTTGAGCACCCCGGTGGTGGGGTCGAGCATGTTGCGCCACATGAGTCCGATGATGGCGATGGAGGTCATGTAGGGGGTGAGGATCATCGTGCGCACCACGGTGCGCCCCCGGAACTCCTGGTTGAGGATGAGCGCCAGGACCAGGCCGATGACCGTGGACAGCGCCAGGCAGGCGAAGGCGTAGAC belongs to Actinomyces capricornis and includes:
- a CDS encoding carbohydrate ABC transporter permease, with the translated sequence MSLPARRGAPGSRALPALSGRGTGMRRRQCLTAYLFLLPAVLYFGIFFFWPIASEFQLSFTRGFTTLTPVGAANYTQIINDPVVRHAFVITLVYAFACLALSTVIGLVLALILNQEFRGRTVVRTMILTPYMTSIAIIGLMWRNMLDPTTGVLNAVLSAVGLPEQQWLATHPLATLVGITVWQESGYVMLLFLAGLQGIDQQLYEAARLDGASVWRRFWSITLPLLAPTTLFVMLIGMTSSLQQFGLPYIVTNGGPGNATSLYVYQVYQETFTSGNLGYASAMSFLLLVVILIFSMIQLLVGRKKEAL
- a CDS encoding arylsulfatase, whose translation is MRSSETRGPGEARVPSDPRPNVVLICADQWRGDCLSILGHPDVETPYLDQVAGQGAVMGQAYSAAPTCVPARMSLMTGLSPGSHRRVGYSDGVDFDVASTLPRAFREAGYHTQAIGKMHYWPERVRIGFDDVILHDGYLHYSRDRQRDPALHDDYLTWLREQAGATAAEDYIDSGLECNSVVARPWDKPERLHPTTWVATQAIRWLYRRDPTAPFLLYLSFHRPHAPYDPPRWAFERYDHGGLAGPRLGQWEEEALGGLRRDHDPTSHVARYRERDTQRARAGYYGHMTHIDGQVSRILQALGEFHVLENTYIVFVSDHGDMMGDHDLWRKGYPYEGSSRVPFVISGPGIAQGIERHEIVELRDLMPTLLELVGLPIPEGVEGRSLASRLREGRDEGEPHQPWRDYLHGEHLVLGQSLQWIRFSDGDGDAGDRRELKYVWWSGTGREQLFDLGEDPDELIDCAGQERYAEALDRGRRALMAELEGREEGFVVDGALVAGRPVAPVLDRPHPPTPAAR
- a CDS encoding carbohydrate ABC transporter permease, yielding MSSSTKAAAHRGLKQEALFPGARAVSLIIIVLAALVAVAPLVYMVSLAFQSDAEVAGGRAVLWPEEIQWGNIARLFQAAPFGRFFLNSVLVAGLITCSHLLLAPVVAYAFAKFDFPGKNLMFILILSTMMIPFFVRMIPLYVWFSQIGWLDTYQGLVTPFLMSAFSIFLMRQFITGVPNELIEAGRVDGASELRIYRSIVLPQTKPALVVLGLFTFVFQMNEFLWPLIVTKSDAMRTIPIGLSLFNRESFTLWNLTAMGSLMLFIPVCLLFVLTQRHIVQGIAMTGIK